In Anaerolineae bacterium, the DNA window CTTTTTGGCCCTGCCGGCCAGCGTGCACGCGTATTATACTGGAAAAGTGCCCGTTGGGAAATTCAAATCCGGAGGGGGAGTGAAGCTGGTCCATCTGATGCAGAAATGGCCTTTCCACCAGCCTCCTTGGAGGGCCTTTTGGCGTCTGGTGGGCTTTCATGTATACTAGGAGCGCTGGGGCGGGCCGGCATCTCTATCTCGCCCGCCGGCAGGAATGATCAGCCATGCATCTTATCACCAAAGCCTCGCTCTGCAGTGGATGTCTCTCCTGTATGACGGTCTGCTCCACTGTCAATGACGGGTACAGCAGTCTCGCCAGCTCGCGCATCGAGATCGAGCTGGATGAGTTCGGCGGCGATAACCGCATCTTTGTCTGCCGGCAGTGCGCCGAACCGGACTGCGCCAAGGCCTGTCCGGTGGATGCCATTTACAAGGACAATACGCTGGGCGTCTGGCGCGTGGACTACGGCCTGTGCATCGGCTGTCGAGAGTGCGTGGAGGTCTGCCGGTTCTCCGCCATGTTCTTTGACCCCCTCCAGCGGCGGGTGGTCAAATGTGAGCTGTGCGCCGGCCGGGGGTCGCCGGCGTGCGTCGAGGCCTGCCCGACCGGCGCCCTGCGCCTGAAAGTATGATGGGTATGCAACGGGGGATGGATGCCTGTATGGATAGGGAGAGCGAGGGAGGTATGCCGGCGCTGGAACGGCGCCGCTTCCTGCGCCTGAACGGCAAAGGGAGCGAGCCGGCCGAGGGCTTTGTGGTCGTGGAGGAGCCCTTGCAGATTCAGCTCAACGGCCGGCCGGTGGCCGTGCTGATGCGCACGCCCGGCCAGGAGAAAGAGCTGGCGGTGGGCTACTGCGTCACGGAGGGCCTTGTCACCAGCTTCGAGGCCATCGGTCTGGTCCAGCACTGCGGCGGCTCCGCGCCGGCCGCCGGCACGTTCTCCGACCCGCTGGACATCTCCCGCAATATCGTGAACATCACCACCCTGGATGGGCAGGTCTCCGACCGGCCGCCGGAGGTGATGCGGTTGGTGCGCTCCGGCTGTGGGCGGGCCGACCCGGGGGAAGTGGCGGAGCAGTTGACGCCGCTAGAGAATGCACTGCAGGTGCCGGCGGAGGTCATCCGCCGGCTGGCGCGCAGTTTAGCGGAGGGCCAGCGGGCTTATCGAGAGGCCGGCGGCGTCCATGCCGTGGCCATATTCGACGCGGCGGGGAATCTGGTGGCCCTCAGCGAGGATGTCGGCCGGCACAACGCTATTGACAAGGCCATCGGCTACTGCCTGCTCCGGCGCATTCCCCTGCATGATAAAATCCTGTACAGCACCGGCCGTGCCAGCTATGAGATGGTCACGAAGGCGGTGCGGGTAGGGCTTCCTGTCGCCATCTCGCGCTCCTCCGCCACCACCCTGGCCATTGACCTGGCGGAGCGGTTGAACTGCACGCTGGTCGGCTATGCGCGCGCCGGCCGCATGACCATCTATACCCATGCCTGGCGCGTGGTGATGGGGTGAGATCCCCTCTCAGCCGGCCATTTCCTCGACCACTCGCCGGATGGCATCGGGGCGGT includes these proteins:
- a CDS encoding 4Fe-4S dicluster domain-containing protein, producing the protein MTVCSTVNDGYSSLASSRIEIELDEFGGDNRIFVCRQCAEPDCAKACPVDAIYKDNTLGVWRVDYGLCIGCRECVEVCRFSAMFFDPLQRRVVKCELCAGRGSPACVEACPTGALRLKV
- the fdhD gene encoding formate dehydrogenase accessory sulfurtransferase FdhD, with the protein product MMGMQRGMDACMDRESEGGMPALERRRFLRLNGKGSEPAEGFVVVEEPLQIQLNGRPVAVLMRTPGQEKELAVGYCVTEGLVTSFEAIGLVQHCGGSAPAAGTFSDPLDISRNIVNITTLDGQVSDRPPEVMRLVRSGCGRADPGEVAEQLTPLENALQVPAEVIRRLARSLAEGQRAYREAGGVHAVAIFDAAGNLVALSEDVGRHNAIDKAIGYCLLRRIPLHDKILYSTGRASYEMVTKAVRVGLPVAISRSSATTLAIDLAERLNCTLVGYARAGRMTIYTHAWRVVMG